The following proteins are encoded in a genomic region of Arcobacter cloacae:
- a CDS encoding TIGR00730 family Rossman fold protein, translating into MNIAIYCGSSFGNNKIYEESTRLAAQKLAAQKLNIVYGGSLQGLMGVFSNESLKYGNYVTGVITYDLVSKEIENTNISKIYKVDTMNQRKEKMEELSDAFIALPGGYGTFEEVFDVISSAQIGYHKKPVAFFNVNGYYDKLMEFLKNCVNEGFMKKDYVDMLIISDDIDEIIKKILTYKAPKDKWIK; encoded by the coding sequence ATGAATATTGCAATTTATTGTGGTTCTTCATTTGGAAACAATAAAATATATGAAGAATCTACAAGATTAGCTGCTCAAAAATTAGCTGCTCAAAAACTAAATATAGTTTATGGTGGTTCTTTACAAGGTTTAATGGGAGTATTCTCAAACGAATCTTTAAAATATGGAAACTATGTAACAGGTGTTATTACTTATGATTTAGTTTCAAAAGAGATTGAAAATACTAATATTTCAAAGATTTATAAAGTAGATACTATGAATCAAAGAAAAGAGAAAATGGAAGAGTTAAGTGATGCATTTATAGCCCTTCCAGGAGGTTATGGAACTTTTGAAGAGGTTTTTGATGTTATCTCTTCTGCTCAAATTGGTTATCATAAAAAACCAGTAGCTTTTTTCAATGTAAATGGATATTACGATAAATTAATGGAGTTTTTAAAAAACTGTGTAAATGAAGGCTTTATGAAAAAAGATTATGTTGATATGCTTATTATTTCAGATGATATAGATGAAATAATAAAAAAGATACTAACATACAAAGCACCTAAAGATAAATGGATAAAATAA
- a CDS encoding HAD family hydrolase encodes MKKYILFDNDGVLVHTEPLYFKANIMALKEHFDLSLEFDEYMKIMSEGTTVWQKAIDKGFLQKDIIYAREKRNEYYQEFLRSENILIHGVKDILKELSKNYKMGIVTTSRRVDFEIIHKNLGIVDFMDFVLCEEDYEFAKPHPQPYLKGLEIFGANKNEAIVVEDSKRGLTSAYKAGIECVIVKNEFTITQDFSQATYFIDSLKELEAILN; translated from the coding sequence ATGAAAAAATACATACTTTTTGATAATGATGGTGTTTTAGTCCACACTGAACCTTTATATTTTAAAGCAAACATTATGGCTTTAAAGGAGCATTTTGACCTCTCTTTAGAGTTTGATGAGTATATGAAAATCATGAGTGAAGGTACAACTGTTTGGCAAAAAGCTATTGATAAAGGTTTTTTACAAAAAGATATTATTTATGCAAGAGAAAAAAGAAATGAGTATTATCAAGAGTTTTTAAGAAGTGAAAATATTTTAATACATGGTGTAAAAGATATTTTAAAAGAGTTATCAAAAAATTATAAAATGGGAATAGTTACCACTTCAAGAAGAGTTGATTTTGAAATTATTCATAAAAATTTAGGAATAGTAGATTTTATGGATTTTGTTCTTTGTGAAGAGGATTATGAGTTTGCAAAACCACACCCACAACCATACTTAAAAGGTTTAGAAATATTTGGTGCGAATAAGAATGAAGCCATTGTAGTTGAAGATTCAAAGAGGGGTTTAACTTCTGCTTATAAAGCAGGTATTGAGTGTGTAATTGTAAAAAATGAATTTACAATTACACAAGACTTTTCACAAGCTACTTATTTTATAGACTCTTTAAAAGAACTAGAAGCCATATTAAATTAG
- a CDS encoding TlpA family protein disulfide reductase yields MRKNILVILVFMGILFNGCDTKTTIDGNVIAKSKDDASNVEFISQSFMLITTDEKFISFRSTTQGLDFDEYKGKKAVLVDIFATWCPPCIEGLPTLIELKDKYKDDFEIVSVLFEKDKSKEEILEFISKHGINYPITMGEENFRLAKELGDVTKVPEMFLFSKDGRFINRFIGKVSKEELEKYIKLAIEN; encoded by the coding sequence ATGAGAAAAAATATATTAGTTATTTTAGTTTTTATGGGTATTTTATTTAATGGTTGTGATACAAAAACAACAATAGATGGAAATGTTATAGCAAAATCAAAAGATGATGCAAGCAATGTGGAGTTTATTTCTCAATCTTTTATGTTAATTACAACTGATGAAAAATTTATTAGTTTTAGAAGTACAACTCAAGGTTTAGATTTTGATGAATATAAAGGAAAAAAAGCTGTTTTAGTTGATATTTTTGCAACTTGGTGTCCTCCTTGTATTGAAGGATTACCAACTTTAATAGAACTAAAAGATAAATATAAAGATGATTTCGAAATAGTTTCTGTTTTATTTGAAAAAGATAAATCAAAAGAGGAAATTTTAGAGTTTATTTCAAAACATGGAATAAATTATCCAATTACTATGGGAGAAGAAAACTTTAGATTAGCAAAAGAGTTAGGTGATGTTACAAAAGTTCCTGAGATGTTTTTATTTTCAAAAGATGGAAGATTTATAAATAGATTTATAGGAAAAGTTTCAAAAGAGGAGTTAGAAAAATATATTAAATTAGCTATAGAAAACTAA